The genomic segment GTTTTATCGGAAACGCTTAACAGTGCTTTTTTGATTTTTAACATTTATAACCTCTTTTTACACACCCCGCAACTGAAGTTGCACCCCTCTCAAGAGGGGAATCACCTTAAAATCTCCTCTTGAGAGGAGTACGGCTTTAGCCGGGAGGTGTGTTATCTTCAATCCAATCTTTCAAAATATCCAGACATCCTTCCAAATTATTCTTCACATCCTCATCCTTAAATCGAATAAATCGTACTCCCAAACTTTCCAGTTTTTCCTGTCTTTCTTTATCATATTCAACTTTGTCGTTATGACTCGCACCATCAATTTCTATCGCTAACATCAACTTTGGGCAGAAAAAATCGACGATGTAATTATCTATCGGTTTTTGACGATGAAAATCATATCTTAACTTCTTATTCTTTATTTCTTTCCAAAAAAGAA from the Candidatus Cloacimonadota bacterium genome contains:
- a CDS encoding endonuclease domain-containing protein, whose translation is MKKSKFLEYNPKLKEKARELRNNSTLSEVLFWKEIKNKKLRYDFHRQKPIDNYIVDFFCPKLMLAIEIDGASHNDKVEYDKERQEKLESLGVRFIRFKDEDVKNNLEGCLDILKDWIEDNTPPG